From Brassica rapa cultivar Chiifu-401-42 chromosome A06, CAAS_Brap_v3.01, whole genome shotgun sequence:
ATTAGATCCAACTTTTTGAATACCAACCGATTCCGAATAATTTTATTAGAACTTAAtcgaaaataaaaagaaacgaatcaaaaaccaaaaaaaaaaaaaaaactaaaactaaaagaaCTAATTGAATGGTTTTtctcaaaacaattttttttctcaatacaaaaaaaaaaactgaacccAAATAAAACTCGAATCCACATGCTTAAGGCATTAAGATCATATAATCGAAAAGcaaaaacctaaactctaagtAAAGAAGTGGTTGAATGACCTGCAAGGCAATGGCGATGAGGAGATGAGGCCGGTTCCGGCGTTGAAGAAGGTTTCTGAAAGGGTGTTTGACTTCTTTGGCAAGCCTGCTAGCTTCAAGGAGATCAGCGAACTCTGGTTCGACATTGACGGTGCCTCGAATCTGACGGAGAACGGCTTTGCCTTCATTGAGACGGCCTCTTTCAACGAGACTGTTCGGTGTCTCCGTCACCAATAAAGCTCCTACCGTCAGTAGAAGCGCGGGGATTCCGGCTAAACCAAGTGACAGCCTCCATCCCCATTCTCCTTTAATCCTGACCATTTATAAAAGGAGCCCATTAAGTCAGCTTTAAAAGAAAAGTCAGCTTAATAGAAAAAAAGTCAACgcagagaaacaaaaaaaaaggttagggCATGACTACGACTACATTCCGTGTACTACAATCTACTCTGACAAAtatagaaaaagagagagagagatattgaCTTAGCGGTGCCATAGTTGACAAGATTGGCGAAGAGGATACCAATAGTGACGTTAAGCTGAAAGAGAATATTAAGACCACCTCTGATCCTAGTAGGTGCAATCTCCGACAAGAACAACGGCACGGCTTGGTTAGCGAACCCAACTCCACAACCAAGCAATATCCGGCCTGTAATAAGCATGGCTAGGTCTTGTGCCGCAGCATTGAGAACCACACCGATGATGTAGAACACGCCAGCTATGAGCATGGTTGGCCTTCGTCCAAGTGTTCTCGTCGTGTATGAAGCGAAGAACGTTGCGGTTAGACCCGCTAAGTATAGAGATGATGTGAAGATTTGTAGTCCTTGGTTGTCGTATTTGCAGTAGTAGTTGTTTTTGTCGACGCCGACTTCTACTCTCCCGTAGACCACCGGGAAAAACTTTTTCAGAAATTCCGGCATCGCTGTCACTCCACCTACATAACCATATTGATGATGGTAAATCATGTGCTCTAGCTTCATTGGTAGTATTTACCGTTTAGAACTTGTAAGGTTCGTTACTGATCGTGAATGATTCATActcataatatattttactagTGCTGCCAATGTATCATGAGTGTGCATGAAGTGTAGTCTTGTAATAATAGACGATACAGAAGACAATTagttattctaaaaaaaatcttatgatattaattttctcactatactatttaaaatcaaaacaaaagctTTGATCGGTTGCCACCAGATGAAtggaaaaaataaacaaaatgaaaaataaattttcatttgaggaattaaaaagaaaaaaataggaaattttattcattttgttcTTCATCAGAATTGTAAAGgaaaatttttctttataaattcaTTCATATTCATAAGATATTTAGAGGAAAAGAATGAGACCTACCTATCAATAATCTAACCAAAAATTCAACATAACTAGTAGTATAAATTTTGAAGAACAaagaattcaacaaaaaaaaattccatgGTCATCAATTGGAGCCAAAGACGGTCTAGATCCAGTTCCCTAGTTGCCAAACTTTTGTAAGCTATGATTTTAGATTATTTTGTTACTTCCACTAGTTAACTAACAATGGACTAGttagtaaatttttattttgatcaaGTATCTTATACTAGTCCTTTATATTTTGGGTGAAATATTTCTATCAAATAAGTTGTTTGTAGTTGATGACCATGCCCTATTTAAAACACATTACTTAAGAAATCTTGCAGTAACAAAAAGTTCAGTAACcttgaaacaaataaaatttccaCTTTTactttcaatatttttattttgctagAAAGTAGAAACTATCAAaggattatatattttattcatacCAGAGACACCAACTTCGTAGCCAAACATGAGGCCGCCGGTAGCTGCCATGATGGAAGATATTATGACTATAGGAGTAATCTTTGCCTCAAAATCCACTCCCTTTGCCGAAGCCGTCGAAAATCCTGCGGCCATCCTTAAGATATCTTCAGAGACTATAACTAAAAAGTTATCCTCTCTAAAGAGTTTAAAAAAGGAACAACTACCTAAAGAGACCACTTGGGTTACTTCCTTATACAGAAGAAGAGACCACAAAGCACTGAAAGAAATGTCTGCAGCCAATGGGCTGACTACACGTCTCTTTTATGATCAAATGCTCCTGAGTCAGCGAGTCATTGATCGAAAGTCATAAGTCTTCTCTTTCTTGTTATTATATTTGTTGTTATATTAAACTAGATGATTCTTCTCTCTTATTAGAGAGATTGATGTAATTTCGTATCGCTATCAGCGTGTTGTGAGAATATTGCTATCGAATCAAAATATCTCACACCTTTTAAATTATGAACGACTTGGACCGTCAACATCGTGTGTAGGTCATAAAAATTTGCTGTCATGTAGCTTGTATCTTCTTAGTAAACATTATCTCATTTGcgttgttttaatatattatgtgGTGTTAAAGGCCTACAGGACCAGATCAATTCAGTCTACGGACCCATCCAAATGACAAAGTTATAAAACATTCTAGTTCAGTTTTAATGCGGTTTAAGTATGTCAAATTGGGATAGACCGGTTTAAAACTATGGTTGTGCATTTGACTAGTTAACTAGGGATTCTCCAAGATGTAGATCGAGAGAGTTCCAACCAACCAAACTTACTGAAGACTATGGGTGCATATATTTAAAGACAATAACTATAGTTGCTCACTGCTATTCAATAATTATTTACACGTTGGAATGCAGTTAGcgcaaaaaaatattatcattatatgattttaaaaatgtatttatatttgattttaatttttttattgcaaGTAGGAGTATGATTTAGAGACATCCACTGATCTCccaatgtttttttgttttttttttttttgatacttTCGACTTAATTAAGGTATAGCAACATATTGTACCACGGTTATCACGTGCTCATGCACGAAAGTAAACATTATCCACTTGACAAACACTTCAAATTATTTCacataaaaatcttttttttttgaaaaaaggcttTTCACATAAAAATCTTGCTAGGACCAAAAGTCTATTTTACTTTTCAAACATCATTATGTTAAAAGTTGGAGTCAAGGTCTCAAGGATTCTTATTTGATAAAATATCAaatgaaagaaacaaataataaaGCGTGACGATCGTTttggtagaaaaaaaaaagataagaaaagaATACGCTAGCTAACATATTAGAAAGCTCATTGCAGTGTTagaataattttcttttgtttatataggCTCAGAAATATCGTCGAGGAATAATGTATACATGATTCTCAGTTTACAAGATCTTGTCATATCATTGTGTAATAAAAAACGTAATTCTTTGATAATCTCAGAATTTGCTAATTAAGATATATAGATTTTTGTTCTTTTATGAATTAGAACTGAATCAAAAgttaaaacatataatctgatcTTTTTTGCTAAATGTGTGTATATGATATAAATCTTGTATTAGCATAACATCTAAATAATAGtgtatttatcttatatattaaaacaaaagtaacAACTTTGATTCGTGTgtgattttcttttaaaaaatagattcaATAGACATATTCCtaaaaagtcatgttacatttaatctgtaatcttatcatttaaattttggacataccataaatttttattgggctatcaattATTGGATCTAAACAATAGAAgatccattggatttatagatagtataaattaaatagatataatttagtgttgtaatactatacttccatatattaattatttaaatatttatcgatgttaacttttaaaattataaataaaaaattttaaataacaaaaatcatattattaatctttactaccttaaccaatgaaaacaaattttaaactatatagtttattttaaaaattaaacaaaactaaatgtttaattatttactcaatttgtgaaatgttaaaaattaaacaaaaactttctaaatttgtgaaatgttacaatatttttgaatatgacaataaaacaatattttactaatctttatatatatagttaaaattttaataatggaataataatccgaaaatatatatatatagaagaagatacaaatacatgtgaaaatttgaaacaatctactcaatgaaaaaaatataccgtatacttattatgttttaaaaattgatagacacacatatatatatatatatatatatatatatatatattataatatataccaatttagaattgaaaacaaaatgtttatataaaaataaataaaaacaaaaaactcacACGGTTGCGTggatcgagatctagtataGATTATTTGCTATAAAAGTATCTTGCCACATTGTGTAAGTGCATATGAGGCGACAAAAATAATGTGCAGAAAGTAAGaacatacaaaaattgttaacaGGTTTGTTTCCTACATCTCCGAAATCTTGTCTAGATTTCATTGACTTAGAACAAGTAGCAACCTATAATTTCTATATGGTACAACACAAACACTTGTGTCTACCACTCTTTTCTAAATATGTACTCTATGAAAAATAGGAATCAAGCACGCATGCATAGATCACTATCCGGCGCACCAGAGTTCAATGTCTTCTACAAATGTAATCTTCACAGACCACCACAACGAAATCACTCTCGTGCTAAACTTCTCCTGAGTCTAAGCTTAAATCTTCCACGTCTCGGAAGCATTTCACCAGGTACGTCGGCACCCAAGGCACACAAGTAACACAAAAGAGTACGTCAACTCCAACACATAACATGCTCACCACAAGCTCAACACAACGGCTACTCCACCATACAAAGCGTCAACTCCAACACCACCAAACTAAATCTACATCAGACTCCATCAAACAATGCTTCAAAATGTCCTTTGACACCAAGCAATAACACACACTAATGAAACATATCTCTCTCTTTTCTATGAAGTCTGGCTTTCTTATAAGACATGTCCCTCCTTATATAACATGCCAGAACTTGTTCTCCACGTCTTCAACTTTTTCAAGTCTTTAAATGCTCTTTAAGCAAATTTTCTTTTCCATTTAAACCACTTTCTTTTCTTTGTAAAGGTAAACCTCCTCTCTAAGCAAAACCTTTTGCTTAATGGAAAATATTCTTTTGTCTTCAAGCACATATATTATTTCTTTCTCCAAACTCAGCAAGCCCATGCAATCACAAAACCTGAACTTCCATTCAGCTTCATCTTTACGTACACGCATGTACTATCTCCTGTAATACTTCACGAACTGATACAGATCATCTCAGCAGACTGCATCTTCACATTGTGTTTTGGCTGATAAAAATACCGAGAGATCATCATTGATTGaactaaatctaaaccctaattaAGCATCATTGATAAGCAGGCATGTTGATAAGTAAAAGTATCTTGGTTAATCTGGTGAAAAATATGAAAGATCCTGTAGAGAAAGCAACGGCTGAGATTTATtaccaaaaatagaaaaagtacaaaGACCACTAGATCTCCTCCTCCAAATCCAAAACACAATCCAGCTGATACTGTTTCGGGCTTCTATAATTGCTGAATCTCCTTTCTCAGTGTCTTCTCGTTTAAATAGAAAAggcaacaaatatatatttgagtTTTTGTTACTCAGAAGAAAGATAACGAGTGAGATGGCTGATGAAGTTTCAAATCTGGCAGAGTCAAAGTTAACAGCTTTGATAGTTCTATAAACCAAAGCATGCATCTTAAACTATCGGACCGTCTGGGGGGTAAAATCGACGTCATCTGTAACGGCCAAGAAGCCGTTGACGTTCATTGTTCCGGCAGAAACTATGATCTCATTGACTCATTCACATGGACATGGACATGCCCATCATGAACGGTATTCAGGTAtacaattttataatatttttactgGTTAAATTCTTCTTGGTTAGTCCattatattcatttattttcttcttaacCGAGTTTGCTACATATAGTTTAGAAAGCTATAATTGTTTAGTCTAAACAAACAAACCAACAATTCTTTTATAGAATATTTGAGAATTTTCCCATCCATAATAAATAAGCCGTAGGGTACTGTTCTACTTAACGTTAGAATAAGACTCCTTAGTCCTTATTGCTGCAACAGTCCAatcctttttattattttacaaaaatagaaccgataatttatatatatgtaatatatatatcaactaatggagtgtgttttgtttttgatgaATGTTATTAGGTGAGATGGCGACAAAGAGACAAAGAGACCGTGATCTTAATGACTTTCAAGAGAAACCTCTCACCATCTCTAAGCTTCTCTCTATTCTTCATAAACTTGATTTTTACGTCCAGACCTAGTCAAATAGTCTCAATTTGTTAATCTTTACTTATTTGATATTACATACTTGTAGTTTTGAATATTCGTTACATACTtccaaatattaattaattaccaATCAATTCAATAAAGTTTGCGAGCAAGTCAGGCTCAGGCTTCAGAAAATAGGTCGGATTATGAATTATGATGATTTATCACGGCATCTTCATCTCTGCCATTCTCACATGTTAATCAATCGGGTTGGTTTGTAGCTAAAGGAATATGGAAATCAGTGACTTGTCACGTGAAAAGAGCTAATGTGTATCGATCGCTTAATCCGAACTATCTTGCTTGTGAAAAAGTGTGgagtcaaaaacaaaaacaaaaacaaaaatgttattaatataaAGGTAAACACAATTCATTCACAATTACCGTTATTAGCAAGGACCATGTGTTAGGCTCATTTGGCGCTTAGACCTGCCTAAGATCAGGTCAAGAGTATAGACACAAAAAGCGATCGTCTAGGTACTTGCCTATGATAAAATAAACTTTTCTACTAATAATTCTTAGAGAAATCTCTTATGATGGCTCTAAATGTAGTTTATTGTTTTTCTAATAATTAGGAATATATCttttacattattaatttaatatttatttattttaaataatttataggaAATTTGCACTACATAACCTAAAAGAAACTCTAATTAGCTATATGAAAATCTACTATACTACTTTCATAAATCTCAAATGTATCCTTACAAAATAGATcatgaattaaaaataacttaaaaatctCTTGTTTTCTTCCACCAAAACTTTACGAGCTCTTGCCTCATCTTCTCGATTCACAGACATTTTCTTTGATGAAGACAAGATGATGATggtgaaggaagaagaagataacgAGCTTCTCGGTGTGTTAGGTTACAAGGTAAGGTCGTCGGAGATGGCGGAGGTTGCTTTGAAACTCGAGCAGTCCGGCACGTTTATTGGGAGCGACGTTTACCGGATCTGCCGAGACGGAGTGGACGGAACCGGCTGATGAGTAGAGATCGGATTCGTcgaataactttttttttttaatttctagaTATTACTATCACAAAAGCCGGATTAACTATGTATCCAGTTGTATACATCATCTTCCTCCTCATATCTTCACctgttttataattattaaccACTATGTTGTTGCAGAGTCTTACGTAATTGTATGTTGCAGAGTCTCACACATCCTCCTTGCATGATTCTGCAAATACATTTGAAAATGGTATCAGGTAGATGGTTATAAAAAATAGTGCCAAATTCTAATATATGTATGTTGtcagattttcattttattaaccTAATATATCAAATAATCTAATGAAACAGAAATTTCATTCCTTAATCTTTCAAAACGCAACTACACAAATAATGCCATTTTCTAATATATGTATGTTGtcagattttcattttattgtcAGCAATTATTTTGGTCAATTTAAATAGTACTACAATATATTAAGagcagtttttaaaattattaaatggaCTGCCGAcggagaaaataaaattaaaggaCAAGGACACTTGGACGAAAACTAGAAGTcggtaattaaaaaaataatttaagggaatgtatttataaaaaaaaaaagtgcgTTTGTATGCTTGTATTTATATAGCTTTGCTTCTCCTTCCTCGATCTCTCACTTTTCAGCGTTGAATCAAATCTCTCCGTGTTCCCCCTCTTTGCTTCTTCAGGTTGGTTTTATTTCGGACAGTTTCTTAGATTATTGTCTGAAAATTACCTgttaatttggaacaaaaaaaacatgtgtAATGAAATGGTTCTGGTCTTTCATTCATATGTCATTTTCCCACCAATGCTTGATCTTACATTTCGTCCAAAGTTTTCACCTTTGATTCGTTCTTCAGCTATTTAATTCCAATCGATCTGTATTGGATTCTTCTGAGAAAtcgtttaagaaaaaaaaagatgaaatatGCTTGTTTTCATTTGATCTACATCCTTAGCCTTTTAGATCTGCGCTTCAGTCACTCGGTGATTCGGATTCTTCTAGATTGAATCAAAGAGGCTTCAAAGATCACATTTTTACTATTTGAATTG
This genomic window contains:
- the LOC103874462 gene encoding sugar transport protein 13 isoform X2, giving the protein MAATGGLMFGYEVGVSGGVTAMPEFLKKFFPVVYGRVEVGVDKNNYYCKYDNQGLQIFTSSLYLAGLTATFFASYTTRTLGRRPTMLIAGVFYIIGVVLNAAAQDLAMLITGRILLGCGVGFANQAVPLFLSEIAPTRIRGGLNILFQLNVTIGILFANLVNYGTAKIKGEWGWRLSLGLAGIPALLLTVGALLVTETPNSLVERGRLNEGKAVLRQIRGTVNVEPEFADLLEASRLAKEVKHPFRNLLQRRNRPHLLIAIALQIFQQCTGINAIMFYAPVLFSTLGFGSDASLYSAVLTGAVNVPSTLVSIYFVDKVGRRVLLLEAGVQMFFSQLVIAIVLGIKVADHSNNLSKGFAVLVVVMICTYVAAFAWSWGPLGWLIPSEIFPLETRSAGQSVTVCVNLLFTFIIAQAFVLMLCHFKFGIFIFFCSWVLVMTLFVMFLLPETKNVPIEEMRESVWKKHWFWARFMVIKM
- the LOC103874462 gene encoding sugar transport protein 13 isoform X1 → MAAGFSTASAKGVDFEAKITPIVIISSIMAATGGLMFGYEVGVSGGVTAMPEFLKKFFPVVYGRVEVGVDKNNYYCKYDNQGLQIFTSSLYLAGLTATFFASYTTRTLGRRPTMLIAGVFYIIGVVLNAAAQDLAMLITGRILLGCGVGFANQAVPLFLSEIAPTRIRGGLNILFQLNVTIGILFANLVNYGTAKIKGEWGWRLSLGLAGIPALLLTVGALLVTETPNSLVERGRLNEGKAVLRQIRGTVNVEPEFADLLEASRLAKEVKHPFRNLLQRRNRPHLLIAIALQIFQQCTGINAIMFYAPVLFSTLGFGSDASLYSAVLTGAVNVPSTLVSIYFVDKVGRRVLLLEAGVQMFFSQLVIAIVLGIKVADHSNNLSKGFAVLVVVMICTYVAAFAWSWGPLGWLIPSEIFPLETRSAGQSVTVCVNLLFTFIIAQAFVLMLCHFKFGIFIFFCSWVLVMTLFVMFLLPETKNVPIEEMRESVWKKHWFWARFMVIKM